One segment of Macrotis lagotis isolate mMagLag1 chromosome 1, bilby.v1.9.chrom.fasta, whole genome shotgun sequence DNA contains the following:
- the LOC141510263 gene encoding olfactory receptor 2A7-like: protein MTQGNMTALVEFLLLGLSASPALQPLLFAAVLASYLATLLGNAFLVTLILLDSRLHRPMYRLLTHLALLDVSYVSTTVPQALAHMLVQRRVLPFSHCGTQLYVALSLGSTEALLLASMAVDRCLAVCRPLHYAAIMTPSLCGGLAGGAWALGFLLSVPNAAAALRLPYCIGKPPIDHFFCELPAVLRVACADTAPNRALVYVMGVPILLGPFGCILASYGLILATALRLPSAQSRRKALSTCGAHLAVVGLFYGTVMAMYLKPRGPTPAGRHKLTAVFYIVVTPLLNPLIYSLRNKDVHSAARYAVARIKGKRAGAIES, encoded by the coding sequence ATGACCCAAGGGAACATGACTGCTCTGGTTGAATTTCTCCTCCTGGGCCTCTCTGCCAGCCCTGCCCTACAGCCCCTCCTCTTTGCTGCTGTACTGGCCTCATACCTGGCCACACTTCTGGGCAATGCCTTCCTGGTGACCCTGATCCTCCTAGATAGCCGGCTACATCGGCCCATGTACCGCCTGCTGACTCACTTGGCTCTGTTGGACGTGTCCTATGTGAGCACCACTGTGCCTCAGGCCCTGGCACACATGCTAGTCCAGAGGCGGGTGCTTCCATTTTCCCACTGTGGCACTCAGCTCTACGTGGCCCTCTCTCTGGGCAGCACCGAGGCCCTCCTCCTGGCTTCTATGGCTGTGGACCGCTGCTTGGCGGTCTGCCGGCCCCTTCACTATGCTGCTATTATGACTCCAAGTCTTTGTGGGGGTCTGGCAGGTGGTGCCTGGGCCCTGGGCTTCTTGCTCTCTGTACCCAATGCTGCTGCCGCTCTACGCCTTCCTTACTGCATCGGGAAACCACCCATTGACCACTTCTTCTGTGAACTTCCAGCGGTCCTGAGGGTGGCCTGTGCCGATACGGCCCCTAATCGAGCTCTGGTCTATGTCATGGGTGTCCCCATCCTCCTGGGCCCCTTTGGCTGCATTCTGGCTTCCTACGGTCTCATCTTGGCCACTGCTCTGCGCCTCCCTTCTGCCCAAAGCCGCCGCAAGGCCCTCTCCACCTGTGGAGCCCACCTTGCTGTGGTGGGCCTCTTCTATGGAACCGTGATGGCTATGTACCTGAAGCCCAGGGGACCCACCCCAGCTGGACGTCACAAGCTCACAGCAGTCTTCTACATTGTGGTGACTCCACTGCTTAACCCGCTCATCTACAGTCTGCGGAACAAGGATGTCCACAGTGCAGCCAGGTATGCTGTTGCTCGCATCAAGGGGAAGAGGGCAGGAGCCATAGAATcttag